One segment of Nostoc flagelliforme CCNUN1 DNA contains the following:
- a CDS encoding LLM class flavin-dependent oxidoreductase, producing the protein MNDYKDSMQNSLKLGFFIQPVHPPSRSYGDVLREDREAVVLADRLGYREAFIGEHLVDSAETITSSLAFIANLADACPSITFGTGVLPLANYHPAMVAAQVAMVDHLVQGRLILGVGPGVPGDAEAIGDLGSDRNRKTQEALEHICRIWSEEPPYRIEGKFYRTTTERWLDRNIGVGVAVRPLQEPHPPIAITSIQPGAQGPHAAGARGWSGISATYVGAYVVRAHIKNYLEGRRSAGLCADASGWRVARSVFVADDEATAHRYVHREGGAHDFYFHVMRTKLAKAGALDVMRDFPDQPDSELSTKRCIERLVIAGTPQSVADQILAFRNEVGAFGTLLYTGHDWTDPALARRSMELMANEVWPRIDRAAHGTTPKGQTDGKAFSV; encoded by the coding sequence ATGAACGACTATAAAGACTCAATGCAGAACTCCCTGAAGCTCGGATTCTTCATCCAGCCCGTCCACCCGCCGTCCCGTTCCTATGGGGACGTTCTCCGCGAGGATCGCGAAGCGGTCGTGCTCGCCGACCGGCTCGGCTACCGCGAGGCCTTCATCGGCGAGCATCTCGTCGACTCGGCCGAGACGATCACCTCGAGCCTCGCTTTCATTGCAAATCTCGCCGATGCGTGCCCGTCGATCACCTTCGGTACTGGCGTGCTTCCACTCGCCAACTACCACCCGGCGATGGTGGCGGCGCAGGTCGCGATGGTGGATCACCTGGTGCAGGGTCGATTGATCCTGGGAGTCGGACCCGGCGTTCCCGGTGACGCAGAAGCCATCGGAGATTTGGGCTCGGACCGAAATCGCAAGACCCAAGAGGCGCTCGAGCATATATGCCGGATCTGGAGCGAAGAGCCGCCGTACCGGATCGAAGGCAAGTTCTACCGGACCACCACGGAGCGCTGGCTCGATCGGAACATCGGAGTGGGTGTCGCTGTCCGACCGCTACAAGAGCCTCATCCGCCCATTGCCATCACCTCGATCCAACCGGGCGCTCAGGGACCGCACGCCGCGGGAGCGCGCGGCTGGTCCGGAATCTCGGCGACCTACGTGGGTGCGTACGTCGTCCGGGCCCACATTAAGAACTACCTGGAAGGCCGGCGATCGGCGGGCCTCTGTGCCGATGCTTCCGGGTGGCGCGTGGCGCGCAGCGTATTCGTGGCCGATGACGAGGCCACGGCACATCGCTACGTGCATCGCGAGGGCGGCGCGCACGACTTCTACTTCCACGTCATGAGAACCAAGCTCGCGAAGGCCGGCGCGCTGGACGTCATGCGCGACTTTCCCGACCAGCCGGATTCCGAGCTCTCTACGAAGCGGTGCATCGAGCGTCTCGTAATCGCGGGAACCCCCCAGAGCGTCGCGGACCAGATTCTTGCATTCCGCAACGAGGTCGGCGCGTTCGGCACACTGCTCTACACGGGCCACGACTGGACCGATCCAGCGCTCGCCCGGCGCTCTATGGAGCTGATGGCGAACGAGGTCTGGCCCCGGATTGATCGGGCCGCGCATGGAACAACACCAAAAGGTCAAACTGACGGTAAGGCATTTTCAGTCTGA